From Glycine soja cultivar W05 chromosome 4, ASM419377v2, whole genome shotgun sequence, the proteins below share one genomic window:
- the LOC114409562 gene encoding SOSS complex subunit B homolog isoform X2 produces the protein MRFRLLKETTSENMILLKDIVPAAQNNIDTKFIILDKGKTTVEGQNKICLALVADATAAIHFQFWGDECDAFDSGDIICLTNGIFSYQHGNLILRAGKRGKLVKVGGFTMAFVETPNMSEIHWIPDPNNSKNYIQQYVISPVSRIFPPPSDI, from the coding sequence GTTGTTGAAGGAAACAACAAGTGAAAACATGATTCTTCTCAAAGACATTGTGCCTGCAGCTCAGAACAATATAGACACCAAATTTATCATTTTGGACAAAGGCAAGACCACAGTAGAAGGGCAAAACAAGATATGCCTGGCTCTTGTGGCAGATGCGACTGCAGCTATTCATTTCCAGTTCTGGGGCGACGAGTGCGATGCTTTTGATTCAGGTGACATAATTTGTCTTACCAATGGCATATTTTCGTACCAGCATGGGAACCTTATACTGAGGGCAGGGAAGAGAGGGAAACTAGTGAAGGTAGGAGGGTTCACTATGGCCTTTGTTGAGACACCAAACATGAGTGAGATTCATTGGATTCCTGACCCAAACAATTCTAAGAATTATATCCAACAATATGTAATATCTCCTGTGtcacgcatctttcctcctccTTCTGATATATAA
- the LOC114409562 gene encoding SOSS complex subunit B homolog isoform X3: MLLKETTSENMILLKDIVPAAQNNIDTKFIILDKGKTTVEGQNKICLALVADATAAIHFQFWGDECDAFDSGDIICLTNGIFSYQHGNLILRAGKRGKLVKVGGFTMAFVETPNMSEIHWIPDPNNSKNYIQQYVISPVSRIFPPPSDI, translated from the coding sequence GTTGTTGAAGGAAACAACAAGTGAAAACATGATTCTTCTCAAAGACATTGTGCCTGCAGCTCAGAACAATATAGACACCAAATTTATCATTTTGGACAAAGGCAAGACCACAGTAGAAGGGCAAAACAAGATATGCCTGGCTCTTGTGGCAGATGCGACTGCAGCTATTCATTTCCAGTTCTGGGGCGACGAGTGCGATGCTTTTGATTCAGGTGACATAATTTGTCTTACCAATGGCATATTTTCGTACCAGCATGGGAACCTTATACTGAGGGCAGGGAAGAGAGGGAAACTAGTGAAGGTAGGAGGGTTCACTATGGCCTTTGTTGAGACACCAAACATGAGTGAGATTCATTGGATTCCTGACCCAAACAATTCTAAGAATTATATCCAACAATATGTAATATCTCCTGTGtcacgcatctttcctcctccTTCTGATATATAA
- the LOC114409562 gene encoding SOSS complex subunit B homolog isoform X4 codes for MILLKDIVPAAQNNIDTKFIILDKGKTTVEGQNKICLALVADATAAIHFQFWGDECDAFDSGDIICLTNGIFSYQHGNLILRAGKRGKLVKVGGFTMAFVETPNMSEIHWIPDPNNSKNYIQQYVISPVSRIFPPPSDI; via the coding sequence ATGATTCTTCTCAAAGACATTGTGCCTGCAGCTCAGAACAATATAGACACCAAATTTATCATTTTGGACAAAGGCAAGACCACAGTAGAAGGGCAAAACAAGATATGCCTGGCTCTTGTGGCAGATGCGACTGCAGCTATTCATTTCCAGTTCTGGGGCGACGAGTGCGATGCTTTTGATTCAGGTGACATAATTTGTCTTACCAATGGCATATTTTCGTACCAGCATGGGAACCTTATACTGAGGGCAGGGAAGAGAGGGAAACTAGTGAAGGTAGGAGGGTTCACTATGGCCTTTGTTGAGACACCAAACATGAGTGAGATTCATTGGATTCCTGACCCAAACAATTCTAAGAATTATATCCAACAATATGTAATATCTCCTGTGtcacgcatctttcctcctccTTCTGATATATAA